In a single window of the Zea mays cultivar B73 chromosome 5, Zm-B73-REFERENCE-NAM-5.0, whole genome shotgun sequence genome:
- the LOC103627182 gene encoding PLASMODESMATA CALLOSE-BINDING PROTEIN 2 produces the protein MRRRGRLPAVLWLVAVTLAALLARPANAAWCIARSGASDKALQSALDYACGPAGGADCAPILTSGLCYLPNTLAAHASYAFNSIFQRSRAAPGACDFAGTATVTLTDPSYGSCTYPSSPSTAGQTGSPGSTSMPGTPTSLSPKGTGSTGGLNPPDVDSTDSNAEPLATASLSSLALLCFMYMFLQLW, from the exons ATGCGGCGGCGCGGGCGCCTCCCCGCGGTGCTGTGGCTCGTTGCCGTGACGTTGGCGGCGCTGCTGGCGCGGCCGGCGAACGCGGCGTGGTGCATCGCGCGGAGCGGGGCGTCGGACAAGGCGCTGCAGTCGGCGCTGGACTACGCGTGCGGCCCCGCGGGGGGTGCGGACTGCGCGCCCATCCTgaccagcggcctctgctacctgCCCAACACGCTCGCCGCGCACGCCTCCTACGCCTTCAACTCCATCTTCCAGCGTTCCCGCGCCGCGCCGGGGGCATGCGACTTCGCCGGCACCGCCACCGTCACGCTTACCGACCCCA GTTATGGATCATGCACCTACCCTTCATCTCCAAG CACTGCCGGGCAAACAGGATCACCTGGTTCAACATCCATGCCAGGGACTCCCACGTCTTTGTCGCCAAAAGGCACTGGAAGCACCGGAGGATTGAACCCACCTGACGTCGATTCTACCGACTCCAATGCTGAACCTCTGGCGACCGCGTCCCTCTCATCTCTTGCTCTGCTCTGTTTCATGTACATGTTCTTGCAGTTGTGGTGA